The following proteins are co-located in the Verrucomicrobiota bacterium JB022 genome:
- a CDS encoding IS110 family transposase: protein AARTAVIHNPVLKPYFERLRARGKPYKVALVAVMRKLLLHLRAILIAQKLQTSLA from the coding sequence GGCCGCCAGAACCGCAGTCATCCACAACCCTGTCCTGAAACCTTACTTCGAGCGCTTACGCGCTCGCGGAAAGCCTTATAAAGTCGCCCTCGTGGCCGTCATGCGAAAACTGCTTCTACACTTGCGCGCAATCCTCATCGCGCAAAAACTGCAAACCTCACTTGCATAG